One genomic region from Electrophorus electricus isolate fEleEle1 chromosome 23, fEleEle1.pri, whole genome shotgun sequence encodes:
- the LOC113589453 gene encoding transmembrane protein 198-like: MANSSFLVTEGVKPTLATPDICILEVRTKHEVIPSVAYSLCFMLGVVYCFFGYRCFKMVMFLSGLTFGTGVGYLLCLREQLLDSPLNAETRAGVSLGIGLLSGLVTTLVRCMGLFLTGFHLGLLLSVAALVVAGQFHAAFMPMWVAVGTVLGTSMFFAVLTLCWQRPMTIVATTILGAAVMTACVDYCVETPVLAWRAHAGLQGSHQGAMCWFSWAVVGLWPLLSTLGMLVQRKLTARGLSHSEVIVSNIQKRLHQKEVCTRPEGMSHRRPPLLKRYAGDVLAPSYLARLRERQMSTGSSTSSLSTVYHTMIDFDFETGSMVPLTASPSAVRRM, translated from the exons ATGGCCAACTCCTCTTTTCTTGTGACCGAGGGAGTGAAGCCCACCCTAGCAACACCAGACATCTGCATTCTGGAGGTCAGGACGAAGCATGAAGTCATCCCTTCAGTAGCCTACTCCCTGTGCTTCATGCTAGGAGTTGTGTACTGCTTCTTTG GCTACCGGTGTTTTAAGATGGTGATGTTCCTGTCGGGACTGACGTTTGGCACAGGCGTTGGGTACCTGTTGTGCCTTCGGGAGCAGCTGCTGGACTCTCCACTGAATGCAGAGACGCGGGCGGGCGTGTCCCTCGGCATCGGCTTGCTGTCCGGCCTAGTGACCACACTGGTGCGCTGTATGGGCCTCTTCCTCACAGGCTTCCACCTGGGTCTGCTGCTCTCGGTTGCTGCCCTGGTGGTGGCGGGGCAGTTCCATGCTGCCTTCATGCCCATGTGGGTTGCAGTGGGCACGGTCCTGGGCACGAGCATGTTCTTCGCTGTGCTGACACTCTGCTGGCAGAGGCCCATGACAATAGTCGCCACGACAATACTGGGCGCCGCCGTCATGACGGCATGTGTGGACTACTGCGTGGAGACACCAGTGCTAGCATGGCGGGCCCATGCAGGGCTGCAGGGGAGCCACCAGGGGGCGATGTGCTGGTTCAGCTGGGCAGTGGTGGGCTTGTGGCCCCTACTATCCACTCTGGGAATGTTGGTGCAGAGAAAACTCACGGCCAGAGGACTATCTCACTCGGAGG TGATCGTGAGTAATATTCAGAAGCGGCTCCATCAGAAAGAGGTGTGCACGCGCCCAGAGGGGATGTCCCACCGCAGGCCGCCGCTTCTCAAGCGCTACGCAGGAGACGTGCTCGCTCCA AGCTACCTGGCGCGCCTGCGGGAGCGCCAGATGAGCACCGGGTCGTCTACGAGCAGCTTGAGTACTGTGTACCACACTATGATTGACTTCGACTTTGAGACAGGGTCCATGGTGCCTCTCACAGCCTCACCGTCTGCAGTACGCAGGATGTAA